GTTGTGTCTTACTTTCTATTAATTACAGCAGGTTCCCTCACTGATTTTCAGAGTTCTGACACAGAAAATTGCACCGCAGCTCcctgacattttcaaaagcagCTGCATGAGGGAGTTTCACTCCTGAGCTTCCCTTACAATTAAGCCGCACTTGTACAGTACATGTGAAAGTAAATGGCTACATTGGTAAATGCATAGTGCTTAGATTATGGGGTTCACCAAGCACTTTTTACTTAAAGGTTTTCCTTGACTTTATACcagatttcacttttttttcacctgtccATTGGTATCCACTGCTATTTCTTCTGCTAGACAGTGATGCTGTCACATGTAAAGCTGTAATTAAAGTAGCTTTCGTTGCTGAAAAGTAGCTTTCGTTGCTGAAAGGTAGGTGATTTCAACGATTTGTTAGTTGCTGGTGGGGCCTCATAACTAGTTTATAccaatttcagaaaaaaagacacgCACATGGCACACATCGTCTATTATTAGTCATCATTAAGATAATATCTTCCCTCTAATTTGCCCAGAGGTTTTTACACACTGTGCTGCATCCAGTTGAACTCGGACATTGGAGTATTATAATTGTAAATTTCCGGccagcaacatttaaaaaaaattatggcgGTGGCAAAGCCTTTTCCAGGGCATCTCCTGGATCTGCCATTGCCATGATGGACGGAgatcacatttcatttatttatttcaaatcattttctcTATATGAAATCACTGTTTGTTAGTCATCTTTTAGAGGCATATATTAAGTGCATTTGTCCTGCAACACAGTCCTTGTACAGTggcaaaacaacacagtgaaaacacaacGCGAAGAGGAACATTACACCGATTACAGGACATTATTCAGGGATATAAATTTGCGCACATGTATGGGGGATGAAGATTTTCATTGGTTGTGACATCTGATTGACATTTTTGTCGTTTACTCCCtgaaaagaaatagaaatagaaagcaaacagaaaagttgCTACTATAAACCATATAATTATAATTGACAAAATATAAACCACTGATAAAATAAAGCTCAAGAGAATGACAAAAGCATCTGAAATATTAATAGGATATGAACTACTTAAGGGCTTCTGTGGACAGCTTTTCtcgtgaagtttttttttttttttttttttttttttttttttttttaacgagtTTTCAGAAAAGCACCCGAACACAGCACTGAGCCTCCGACGCGGTCACGTGACCCGGGCGGCCAGGCCAGGCAGCGTCGCTCTAATGCCGGAGGAGGAGGTGCTCATCccgtctctctgtgtttgtgcctggAAGAAATGGACTCTGGCAATGCATGAATTTGATCATTCAGAGATCCGATCAGTTGAGTCTGTGAATGGCGCCAAAACAGGACCCTAAACCAAAATTTCAAGAAGGTTGGTGCATTCAAAAACTACGACAGAGGACCCGTTGTCTGGCAGGAAGGGGGCGGGTTTGTTTATTGTTGCCTCTCCCGGCGGGGCTCGACAATAGTGGCCTCGGCCTTTGTTTACAGTGCACTGCCAGAAAGCTGTTATTATTACcttatggaaaaatattctcCACTATACCAAGCACTGACATACGTATCCACTCAAAAGAAATACAACGTTAAAGGTTTTAAAGGGCAACAGCGTCGAAGAATGTAACCGAGCGACCGTTAGCTAGTCTGCTATGCTAAGTCTCGGCTAAAAGTGTGGTTACAGTGGCACtgggacacacactcacacacaaatccagAAGTACAGCTTAGGGTTAGTGAAACAGAAACCTAGTCAGTCCAAAACGTGGGAAGTTTTACACCCAAATTGAGTTGAAAACTCAAACCTGAACGGGACTCTCATCAGTGCGGCTCGgacgatttttttttaaatctcctgaTTCAATAACATCACAATACTTGGGTGCCGATTCTACATATATTGCGATTCTTCAGAACTGCAATTACATATTacgttttattgtgtgtgtgtttaaacatCATATAGTTTGTGGATGTAGAGTTTCATGAGGCTCTGATACTCCTCAAGGTCACAATAGGTTTATATATTTAAGTCAAGTTTTTAATAAACTGGTCCCACTACAATGAAGTGGCTAtccagctttccagtcaaacccgaTTTAAGTCACTCCAAGACTGTTCAGGTTACagtatgcagaaatacaccattataggataggccaaaaaaaaaaaaaaaaaactgcatgggattagcataaggctggcatgtctgcaaaggggagacatGTGGGTGCCCATAGAGTcagttttcattcagatatcctgaggtcaaaggtcatgagaTCCCTTTGAAAATGGCTACGCCAGATTTTCTCgtgccaaaatttagcctaaatTTGGACTGATATTATTTACCTTGCCGTACCGCCAGATTTACCTTAGGTTGTCTTGTTTCATATGACAGCAGTAGCTTTCCTTTAAATCAATTGTATCATAAAAAATTGTGACGTTTAAGTGAATTGATTTGTATTTCCCACTCTGAGTCATTAGTTCAGTTGCAAATCACCTTTTAAGATGGGTTTAAATCTGAGCTGTCCAGGACAACTCACACTGTCTTTTAAACTTCATTCAGCAGGTGCGGATAAATCCCAGCTCAGCAGCCTCTCAACCACAGAGGTGCAACTCAGGTTAACATGAATAGGAGGCGATGTCCTTTAAAACTTAACTAATGTTAGAACTCTGTTTCATTATATAAATTCAGTAAGCCCTAGTGTTACATACATATGGTGCATTGCTGTTATGGTGAGAAAACCCATCCCTCTCATACATGACACAGAAGGCAGTTTTGTGTCAAAACGTTTACTGAGACACCTTTTCCACCTGGTGTTAGAACACATCCATCTGTTCAAACCTGGCATTAGAATGCATCCCCACCAtagaaagtgaatggaaattgAAATTCTATTAAATTTCTATGGTCTCCATATGCCTCTcgcctgcccacttgtgatgGGATCTCACTTTCCCACTTTATATGCAGATAAACACATATCGTTTTCATTTCCATCATTTCCAAATGCTtaggtttcttttttcttttcttttttttttgagttgagCCAGAGCTGGTGTTTTATTGCCATATTCACAGTAAAACAGACGATTACACCATACAGTGAAATCCTTACTTTGCTAGTCCTCCTTTCatacaaaattaataaaaataaaagtaaaaataaagtggCATTTAGCAGGCAACaagaatttaacaaaaaagagaCATTCTTGCTCACCctagcctcattttaatgcgtTGTCAGTTACTTGagacacatttcacatctcaGAGTTATTACAGGCTTGATCTTAGGggtcaggctcagattatttaattattctaACGGGTTTTAGAGGGTCGGGTTTCCCcttaggtggataaatcaacctgaaCCTGATGTTGAACTTGATTATTTGAATGTGCTGGTGGGTTGGGACTCTTCCACTGTtgtggctctgatgtgtgtcagaatTTACAGATGAGGTTAGGACAAAAATGAAACCCATTAATGGTGAAACAAGCATCAGGTAGacagtttgagtttttattcattaagcAACTGCTTTATAGCTGAcatgcacttcagtttgcatttgatccatcagctgacagttaaGCTGCGCTTGGCAGAATCAggcagggatttttttcttctggaaaAGTGCGGGTTTGGCTGGTGTCGGTGGGGTTGGGCTGGATTAGAGCTTAAGACGGGATGTCAGGTGAGTAGGTGGTCCTTCAGTGCATCCTGGGATATGTGTGTTTACACTTGAAATGTGGGCAAATCGGATCCCAAGATGGATTGAGGAcactttgctgctgtttacagcTGTACttagctgtccacttgtgatcagatcgcGCAGGTcggatgttaatgccaggtggaaacTGGGCTTTTCAAACAACACTGGCCTATATCATCAAATTGCACTGAGATGacattaaaaatagttttaaaaagaTCTACAGAATGACATTTGAGTTCAACAGACTGCAGGGTTGTTGACATAATGACATTACCTCAGATTTGtttcacaaacaaataaacctcATATAGTTTTACTGgtagaagaataaaaaatccaGCCCAATTAAGTGTTGGCGCAGAGATGGGCCAAGTGGTACCTGATTTTTCCGGAGATGCTGATGGAATTTGGCCCTGATTTGACAATCTTGACTTTTCCAGTCTCTAGTTTAGTCTAGTCTCGCAGAGCCAGACCTGTCAAGTTAGCACTGTGCCAGCAAGGACTTTCTATGCATAAGATACCTCAGTACAGGCTGCACCAATGGTATAAAATGGTACATACTTCCAGTCTCCTAAGTGGACGCAGTCATGTATCCCATCAATCCCCCCGCCTTGTTTTCCAGAGTTGTCAGAGACAGTTGATGTTGTGAACGTGGTGTGAATGTTGTGCTTCCTATTGCTGCACAAAGCTTGTGCATTTTTGATGGACTGATATATGACTGTTGCTTGTCCATgtcaaaacaatacaacactcaatacagtacaaatttaatgtttattttgccGCTTGTTTTTATCCGATAGCTTAATATCTGATATGAACCCAGTACAAGGTAAAGTTCAACAGTAATAATGTTCTCTTCTTCCCCTCCAAAAAGAGTTAGCCTACAAAAAATACAATCGCATTATTAGGCAAAGAAACCAAGTTATATTTGACAACAATTCATGATTTCACACAAAAGTCACTTTAAATTTATGTTTGAAGCTTGTGTGAAGTGGAACAGATCGGTATATTTGTATACTAGCTCAGAAGTGGTGGtggttattgtttttgtttgacgTAGCGATGGGGATTTTGAAAATGGAATATGCAGATAATAGAAGGGGACGAGATGGCTGCCCAATAGATAGTTGCCCAATAGCAGGCTTACACCCACAGTCTACATCTGGTGAGCCAGACTAGGTTCAGCCTAAACCCAGTAATGTCTCTTGTAGAAATCATGTAAATGCCACTAGAGGTCACTGCGTATGAGGTCTAAAGTAAACCTGTTGCACAGATAATCTGAGGTTTAACTTCAAAAAAAGTTAATCTTCCACCAAATGCCATTTATGTTATATCGATTGCTTGAGTTTAAGTCAAACGCAACTCTGATTAAATGCATTTGAAAACTCTCACTTAAGCCCAGGGATTAACTTTGTTTCTGTAGAACAGTCTTAGGGCTCACTACCATGCACAAAAAAGCctagaagacaaaatgaactacACAAGGGTCTCTGTGAACAATTTGTGGGTTAGCAATGAGTTCTAGACAAAATGCATTAATTCCCCGCAAAGTCAAAATTTTGGGGCCTGGTGACAGCCCGGTCATCTGAGAAAAAAGTTGCTCTTCTGTTTTCCCTTAAATATTGCACTAACCTCACGGTCATCGAATCTGGGCTTTCAACCACAACTTGGACTTCTGTCCCATAGTAAATGCAGATATCACATTTGTTGCTACTGAAACACAAAGCAGTCTTTGTGAATGAAGCTCCTGCCGTGATAGGACGCTAATTGCTTAATCGTATGATATAGTTCTGTATGGAACGCAACTGCACTCTTTCTCAACTAATTTATACCagtttttccctttaatttgtcacactTTTGAATGTTAGcactttatatatttttaacgtTGACATTTCTGAAAATTAAAAGTTCATATAgtgtagaaaaaaatgtttcccatATTTGTCCATGTAATGCTtaggtttattttttacctatttcattttgttaacagtgaaataataaattggatttaaaataaataaataaattttaaaaaaaatatggatacAGGTAAGACAAATGTTCATTTACTACTGAGGGTAAGGGTATGTCAGTGGGATTTGCAGCATTACACAGAGCATTGTCATATGCCATCATTTGAATTAGCTGTGTTGGACAGGGGTTTGGCAGTGGACATGAagacctgcagagctccaggaATGCCCCACTCATCCTAACTCTGGCCTTACCACACCAAACTGTGGGTGTTCCCAGAGGTGGGCGTGTTATACaaactgttgtataatgaccaataaacatccttgtatccttgtatccttgtgaGGAGGAGCTATTCAGTCGGAGATGGGCATGGTCGCCTCCATTTTGGCGGGCTGTGTTGAGTGGACCATTCACAGTCCATCTGGTTTAGCTGTGGTTTAGCTGAAGCTGCGCGTGTTTTGGCACAGCAGTCACAGTGAAGTtagcaagaagctgcaggaTAAATCCCTGAACATGCCAGTTTAGCTGAACCAATTCTAAACCGCAGCTAAGCTAGTCAAATGCTAAGTGACAGAAACAGCTCTCCTGGGTCAACAGTGGCGTCAGTCAGGGCGAGTTTGGCTCCCAGTTCTTATGTTtgcctttctctcctttcagGTGAAAGAGTCCTGTGTTTTCATGGGCCATTGCTCTATGAGGCAAAGGTGTGGTAGAGtgcataattttatttaaaatataaatatatatgcatatatttgaCAACTAAACTAATTGCAGCCAATAAAtgatgcatgtctgtgtgatttCTGGTTTTACAGTGTGTGAAGATCAACATAAAGGATAAGCAGATAAAGTACTTCATTCATTACAGCGGATGGAACAAAAAGTGAGTCGCTTGATTTGCATGCAGTCCAGCTTTTCTGTTTAAATTTCCTTTTGTGCTTACTATTAACTTCAGGATCCGTGGTGTTAAAATAATAAGTGATAAATgaggctgttttattttcagtgggACTAAGATTCAAGGATCgcattatttctctttttcagctGGGATGAATGGGTTCCTGAAAGTAGAGTTCTCAAATATGTGGACAGCAACCTTGCGAAACAAAAAGAGCTTCAAAAGGCCAATCAGTAAGTTTTTATTTACATGGAGCAGATATAAATTGAAGGAGAAGGATTCCATAGATTACTACATcaacactaaaactaaacatacAGTCTGCCAATAAATCACTTACAAATTACTATAATTACTAATGACTATGCTACTCAAAGAGGGCAGAACCTAAATTGCACTTCCAAGAAACGTTTGAATTAAATGTAGGCCTTACACTGGTATATGCTAAAATATAAGTAAACATGTTTCTCTATATTGATGAAATAGTTGATCTTGGtgcctgatgttttttttttttccagggatcATTATGTTGAGGGAAAGATGAGAGGGATAGCACCAAGCAAGAAGATTGCTGCTGTGCAGCAGAAAAATGCTGATCTGTAAGTGAAGTTCTTTTTCCATCTTTAATTATGAAATTTAGCGTGAGTTGTTCCTTGATCTGATGTAATTTTCCCCTGACAAATCTActaaatgtttgttgttgtttttttatgttccaggaaagtgaaaaagacaaaacaaaagagtaAGTCCAATGTATATGAGCTACATGACAATTTAGAGGCAGATGCAGGTTATGTCCCGCCGATACTGTCTGATGCCAAAATAgaattttaataaacaaaatatgaaacctCAAATGCAAACATACCATAATCACATgctgttttagccatttttagTCATTAGTCTAAAGTCAACAGAGAAGAGTGGCTGCTTGAATGATGTGTACATCTGTTGACAGTGTtagattatgtttttatttgccatATTGGGTTCTGAGGTATTTATAGTCTAGTCTAGTGATCATACTGCCGGTGGCacattgtttcatgtttttccaatgtgtgtgtaaaaggttAAACCAGCAGTTTAAATTTGATCATGTTTTCATCTATGTCATGATGTATTAATTTACTGCCCTATTTGTATATGCTCTTACTTcacagtattacagtattttcaGATGAAAGGCGTTTTTATGATGCAAATCAGTTGTAACTATGTATCTATGCTGTTTTAGAGTCAGTGTAGCTGCAGCTGAATTCACATAGAAATAATAACCCAAAATCTATTAAGAGTTTTACAGTTGCCATGATCTGTCAACAGTCATTGTACATTTTGCTAAAATACTGTAAACTGCTATTGTATTTATACCTTATTTCAATCTGGACTGCTGAAATAGGCAGAATACACAAAAGAACTGTTGTTTACTCGCTCATCGATAGCTATAAATAGCCTCAAATTGAAGCTGTCTACAACCAAGGTGTAATATGATTGCTGAGTAAAACCCACAGTGTTGATGTGCCGCTGTGCGATAGACTTGATCAGCAAATGTAAAACCCAGcaaaaactgtctgtctgtctaagtGTATAATTAGTGTCTTGTTTAGCCCCAGGGGCTGGCGAAGGCACTAGCAGCGGAGAAATGCCCCAGGGACCACGGAAGAAGAGGGCACGGGTTGATCCCACTGTGGAAAGTGTATGTATCACCCTGTTTCAGATATTGACCAACCATGCACATACACTTACCCCATTATCTGTCTGAGCTCATGTATTATTCTGACATTTTCTTCATGCAAAATAATCCTCACCTCTCAGTGACAATAATGGTGTTGAATGTGTTGGCGGCCTGATGAAAGGTTTTAAAATCACACAACCAAttactgctgcagtgttttgctTTAGATATAGCAGGACTTAGGAAGCTTCCATCCTGAGCTGTGCACAAGGTCAGAAATTAATAGAGGATTCAGGCAAAAATACTACAGAAAGCTCAGAAAACAAACTTTAGGTGGTAAGAAAACAGACACTACTTAGGAGATGCTTTTTTGCATTGCACACTTCACATTTTATCCATCAAGATGGATTGCTttggggcagagagaggagataatGGTTTGCTCCTCTTCTACAAAGCCTGCTTTGAATTTCTAGCAATGGGAAGGAAATTTGGGATGTGTGTGATCTATATAACAAATCTTAGCAGTATAAATCAACACTCTGCTGtgcaaatgtgttatttcataGGATGAAGACCAAACTCTGGAGCACATACATAGACTATTAAAGGCTGAAAGCAGAATCAAAATACAGTGTTGGCGGCCTTTGTCTCTTATTGACTCTTATTAGTAAGACACAGCCAGGCTTGAAACATGAGTCACTGTGTATGCACAATAAATCTGTCACGCTTATCTGTGGGCTCATCCCTCtccttattttctgtcttttgctgtCCATAAATGTTCATATGAGCTGATGCGTGATGATGTCTATTATTTTGAAGTTCAATAAATTTGTCATCAAAAAGAccaaaacactgttaaaaatctGAGCAAGGGggcataaaacacatttttaataaaacgttatctctttgcttttttgttatttcttctcaacctgggtgtgtatgtgtgtgtccgtgtgcagGAGGAGACTTTCACCAACCGTGTGGAGGTGAAAGTGAAGATTCCCGAGGAGCTGAAACCCTGGCTGGTGGATGACTGGGACCTCATCACTCGACAGAAACAGGTGAGCacggacatgcacacacagagaccacatcacagtcaaatgtttttcttctaCTTGTGCTTTACTTTGGGTACCACTGACAGTCGGAAAAGTGACCCCCAAGGCCctcatgatttcatttcaatCAATTTGATACTTCTCTGTATTGATTTCTAATGAAAATCCATTGCAATGAGGAGTAGGGTGACAAGTTACATGTCAAAAGCTACAAGTGTGTGAAACAAACTAAGTAGGTTGCATTAGATGCAGGATGTCGTGCTGATGCTGATTATTAACAGTTCATTTGAAAATGGTGTATTTATAGACAATCTCTGCATGGAATTACTTTCAAAGTGAGTCCCAAGATGATGTTTTCTAATTTTGTAAATGACtgcatgacaaaataaaaaaaaaaaattggataaGAGGAGTAATTTGCTCTTGCCTACACAGTTGTTTCATCTGCCAGCCAAGAAGAACATAGAGACCGTCTTAGAGGACTATGCAAACtataaaaaatcaaaaggaaACTCGGACAACAAGTAAGAAAAACACCCTACTTACTTTAGAGGAAGTCTTACAGTAAAGTAGAGAGACTGCTAGAATGATGTCAGTCATCACCCTTAAAATCCCACTTTGTGCTCCATCATTGATTTTATATCCATTGTATCTCTAAGAAATTGCATGCAGCTTACACACCATCATCTTTTACAGTTTACCCAGCATGTTAAAGCACTTCTCTCTCAGCCTTCATTGTACATGTTGTGAAGTCTTAAAAGCTGTCACATGAACATTTACCATCACTATCTCCACTATAAAGATAAAAACTGCCGCTTCTTTATAGAGAGCACTgtaattttccctcttccctccaCTCAGGGAGTATGCAGTGAATGAAGTGGTAGCAGGGATTAGGGAGTACTTCAACGTCATGCTGGGCACTCAGCTTCTGTACAAGTTTGAAAGGCCTCAGTATGCTGAGATTCTGGCTGACCACCCAGACACGCCAATGTCCCAGGTCTATGGGGCGCCACACCTGCTGCGCCTTTTTGGTAAGGAACTCGGGCACATagccatacacacaccagccttGGCCGAGAGCCACAGGCAgtcaacacacatacagttcACATATTAAACCAAGCACCAAGGAGTCATCAGCACAAACTGAGTGAGCAGATAGTTTTTAATTATTGTGCAGGAACTGAAGTACACCTTCTTTTtagcttttgaaaaatatttgattcttgaaacacattttttttttatccagcttTATGTTACGGTGTTGCATGAATCTGTGTGAAACTTGTAAGAAATGTGCTCCTTACAAAGTTCAATGCTGGAAAGGCTAATTATTGCCctgtgtgaaaagaaaattcCCTTGCTACCAACCCCTCACTTAAATAATCACTTTGCTTCCTTTGTTATGTGACATGTCTGATAAAGGCCAGTATCTAGCATCTTGAGGTCAAATAGCTTGAATACTTCAAGCCTGTGTTCACATTCTCATGCTTGTCTCATTGTGGGAGACTGTTTAAGGAGTTTATGCTTTTTTGTCTATCTGCTGTATATCGTGGCAGCGGACTATATAAGCACCACACCAGATACAGTGAATTAGTCCTAGACCAAGATTTCAAAGTAGCAATAgcagacattttgttttgtaactaTAGCGTATAaattacaatattaaaataataatttgatgaTACATTCATATTGTAAGCAATGTAAAGAATACATGTgtatagtttttcttttttgctaacTTTGAAATTATAATTTGATTTAAAGTTAGAAGTTAATTAGAAGTTATGAATATAGCCAATTAAACCAGagtaaaataaaagacaggTTCATCATCATGCATTGTGCTCCCAGGTGGCATCAGCTTAAAAgaagtagatttttttattcagtgaaGAATCCTAGTTTTGTCTTCTGCCCTGTTCTTCAACATTTGTTGTCCTTGTAACAGTGCGTATTGGAGCAATGCTGGCCTACACTCCCTTAGATGAAAAGAGTTTGGCTCTACTGCTCAATTACCTCCAGGATTTCCTCAAGTAAGATTCACCACCACACGATAGACTCAGTGTTATGTTTTGATTAATTCTCTGTGCCATTTTTGTAAGTATAATCATTCATATTCCATTCTAGATACACTTATTGTCACTAATTTAGCCATGAACCTGATTTTCTGCTCTTGAAAAGAGCTTCTGTTCTAATTGATTGTCCTCTCAACTACATTTGGTGACAGATGAGGTGTAACATTGTGCGGTTCTGGGCTAGGGCTGGGTGATTATGGCAGAAATCAAAATCACgattaattgaacattttaccATATAACGATTAATGAACGATTATTACCTATTATTATAGCTTGaatcttttgcaaacaaaccaGCAATGTCAAACTAGAAAAAGCTGCATCTCTtctaaacaaatattatttcaagtaatattattgttatattattattaggagtagtatatatatgcactaataataatatagtgTGCCTGCATAGTAAGCAGGCTATAttaatttctcagaattttgctccccaatgatgattattattattgttattattattattattagtagtagtagtagtagtagtagtagaagtacaataattaatcatcagtatctaggctatatattattatcatattattcttattcttattcactACCCAGAATCATGGAGCGATGGACGTATGACGTCATGACTAGGGTTGGGAcccgtttggattttaacgattCTGATTCCTTAACGATTCCCTCTTAACGATTCCGGTTCCTACCGGTTCCGATAACGgttccaaatatatacatttttgtatttttttatgacaccattatacttaaaataaacaagtaataaacaTCAAGCAGCTGCCAGTTTGAACGGATCGACTTGACTGTTGCTCCTGGTCTTACTCTTATCTGAACTTTCTGtagaaaaatgtaacattatattaatgaacaattaatttagagccaattTAACAGCAGTTGAGTAAGTTGTAACTAAGTACAGACAGATTTATGTTTGCTGATTTATGGCTCTAGTTAACTTTATTCATATATGAGACAAACGTCACATCATTAGCGTtctaataacaaaataaacagcagattTACAACAAccctaataaaaaaatagacatttcAAGATCCGTAGTGGCGGGTAGTAGTATATTT
This DNA window, taken from Myripristis murdjan chromosome 3, fMyrMur1.1, whole genome shotgun sequence, encodes the following:
- the LOC115357046 gene encoding mortality factor 4-like protein 1; this encodes MAPKQDPKPKFQEGERVLCFHGPLLYEAKCVKINIKDKQIKYFIHYSGWNKNWDEWVPESRVLKYVDSNLAKQKELQKANQDHYVEGKMRGIAPSKKIAAVQQKNADLKVKKTKQKTPGAGEGTSSGEMPQGPRKKRARVDPTVESEETFTNRVEVKVKIPEELKPWLVDDWDLITRQKQLFHLPAKKNIETVLEDYANYKKSKGNSDNKEYAVNEVVAGIREYFNVMLGTQLLYKFERPQYAEILADHPDTPMSQVYGAPHLLRLFVRIGAMLAYTPLDEKSLALLLNYLQDFLKYLVKNSSTLFSASDYEVAPPEYHRKAV